The following proteins come from a genomic window of Acinonyx jubatus isolate Ajub_Pintada_27869175 chromosome C1, VMU_Ajub_asm_v1.0, whole genome shotgun sequence:
- the LOC113599103 gene encoding uncharacterized protein LOC113599103, translating into MRSLIQASSANCKAPFIREEFAFFLLRLGLVSEAPQSRLAWSPHSHFVDEQMKAERGRSFGGRVEHRAGADWSPDASPRLCPFLFPPTLPGSTDLGRQSMESRLDLPQRRGCSGGGRDSFQFADSGPESRGRGELGHRTTDARREPLRPGRGKAASESPTPCVVCLCATTTVYTTTTCWRVSAFVCPRLCLYWQVGGRGGGRCAGTRSRCGEEGSRHGTATGAGAEGESEMILSCERRKLWSLALPVCCDCCINMSPPGAVAWPKIPGTSAVPVQPRCRRPSSVPRPTSRLEPPPPHA; encoded by the exons ATGAGATCGCTGATTCAGGCTAGCAGTGCAAACTGTAAAGCCCCATTCATACGGGAGGAATTCGCGTTCTTTCTCCTTCGCCTTGGACTGGTGTCTGAAGCCCCTCAGTCAAGGCTTGCCTGGTCGCCGCattcccattttgtggatgagcaaatgaaggctgagagaggtcgCTCTTTCGGGGGTCGCGTGGAGCATCGGGCAGGGGCAGACTGGTCTCCCGACGCCAGCCCCagactctgtccctttctcttcccgCCGACACTCCCTGGGAGCACTGACCTCGGGCGACAGAGTATGGAGAGCCGCCTCGATCTTCCACAGAGACGGGGATGCTCAGGAGGAGGCCGCGACA GCTTTCAGTTCGCGGACTCCGGGCCTGAGAGCCGCGGCCGCGGGGAACTCGGCCATCGAACCACGGACGCTCGGCGCGAGCCTCTTCGCCCGGGCCGGGGAAAGGCTGCCTCCGAGTCCCCAACACCTTGCGTCGTGTGTCTGTGTGCGACGACGACTGTCTACACGACCACCACGTGCTGGCGTGTGAGCGCCTTTGTGTGTCCGCGGCTGTGTCTATACTGGCAAGTTGGAGGACGAGGCGGGGGAAGGTGCGCAGGGACCCGGAGCAGATGTGGAGAGGAGGGGTCCCGACACGGGACGGcgacgggggcgggggcggagggggagagCGAAATGATTCTCAGCTGCGAAAGAAGGAAGCTCTGGAGTCTCGCTCTCCCTGTCTGCTGCGACTGCTGCATAAACATGAGCCCCCCCGGGGCAGTGGCCTGGCCAAAAATCCCCGGGACCTCTGCTGTGCCCGTCCAGCCGAGGTGTCGTCGACCGAGCTCAGTTCCCCGGCCCACCAGCCGTCTGGAGCCTCCACCACCTCATGCCTGA